The sequence GCGGGGGCGGCCGCTGCCCACCGGGCACTTCGCGATGCTCGACACGCGCCTGGACTTCAGCGTCCTGGACACGCGCTTCCCCTACACGCTGTTCCTTCCGCAGGCGGTGACGGAGGCCCTGCTGGAGGAACGGGCGCGGGAGCTGGGTGTGGCCGTGCGGCGCGGCCATACGGTGGAGGCCCTGCGGCAGGACGGCGAAGGCGTGGACCTGGAGGGCGCCACGGCTGCGGGCACCTTCCGGATCCGCGCGCGCTTCGTGGTGGGCGCGGACGGGGCCCGGAGCGCGGTGCGGAGGCTGGCGGGCATCCCGTTCCCGGGGACGGACGTGACGCGCACGGCGATGCTGGGGGACGTGACGTTGGGCTCGCCACCGGCACAACCCGCCATCGGCATCGCGAACGAACGGGGCGGCGTGATGGTGGTGCCCATGGCCCCAGGCGTCCACCGCCTCGTCGTGAATGATCCGCTCCGGGAGAAGGCGCCGGTCCGCGAGCCCGTCACGCTGGAGGAGCTGAGGGAGTGCACGCTGCGCATCGCGGGCACGGACTTCGGGATGCGGGACCCACAGTGGCTGTCCCGCTTCGGCAACGAGACGCGGCTCGCGGAGCGCTATCGCGACGGGCGCGTGCTGCTGGCGGGGGATGCCGCTCACATCCACTTCCCGGCGGGAGGCCAGGGGCTCAACGTTGGCCTACAGGACGCGATGAACCTGGGGTGGAAGCTCGCGGCGGTGGTGAAGGATGGCGCGCCGGAGGCACTGCTCGACAGCTACTCGCGCGAACGACGTCCGGTGGGTGAAGCGCTGATCCACAACACGCTCGCGCAGACCG comes from Corallococcus macrosporus and encodes:
- a CDS encoding FAD-dependent monooxygenase, whose amino-acid sequence is MAEVLDVAVVGGGPTGLWLACELALAGVRVEVFERRTEAVRESRALTLHPRSLEVLALRGLEGRFLARGRPLPTGHFAMLDTRLDFSVLDTRFPYTLFLPQAVTEALLEERARELGVAVRRGHTVEALRQDGEGVDLEGATAAGTFRIRARFVVGADGARSAVRRLAGIPFPGTDVTRTAMLGDVTLGSPPAQPAIGIANERGGVMVVPMAPGVHRLVVNDPLREKAPVREPVTLEELRECTLRIAGTDFGMRDPQWLSRFGNETRLAERYRDGRVLLAGDAAHIHFPAGGQGLNVGLQDAMNLGWKLAAVVKDGAPEALLDSYSRERRPVGEALIHNTLAQTALMGATRETLALRAMMSDLLREPRLNRQLADNIGALDVAYAPLEVPAPEVSLLPEWSGRRLSDMELGTDTRLYAALHPGRWLLLGLGEDASRPLPRWEPGWPSQVTTLRARVGRADLEGVGGMLVRPDGHVGWAWAA